The following proteins are encoded in a genomic region of Sesamum indicum cultivar Zhongzhi No. 13 linkage group LG8, S_indicum_v1.0, whole genome shotgun sequence:
- the LOC105168417 gene encoding F-box protein At1g67340-like: MRTRRGLCYPRVMNLNNADGVVKRRKVALPAGEQIGRRKKLKLSPEDDGGFPGGCDFFDALPDDLVLSILCKLSSTASCPADFINVLITCKRLNGLGLNSVVLSKASRRMLAVKAKNWSESAHRFLKLCADTGNVEACFTLGMIRFYCLQNRGTGASLMAKAAIGSHSPALYSLAIIQFNGSGGSKNDKNLPAGVALCARAAYLGHVDALRELGHCLQDGYGVKRNIAEGRRFLIQANARELATVLVACPSAVVPRSWLSWTPDRQATEGVCPLLSDFGCNVPSPAPHPANQFLSEWFSGRTPGPGLRLCSHSGCGRPETRRYEFRRCSVCGAVNYCSRACQALDWKLRHKVECTPVERWADGDGNNDGNDYLNGNGNGNENNNNDNNNANGNVNEDEVMEES; the protein is encoded by the exons ATGAGAACCAGGAGAGGGCTGTGTTATCCTAGAgtgatgaatttgaataacGCCGACGGAGTGGTGAAGAGGAGGAAAGTGGCGCTCCCCGCCGGAGAGCAGATAGGTCGCCGGAAGAAGTTGAAGCTTTCGCCGGAGGATGATGGAGGCTTTCCTGGAGGATGTGACTTCTTTGATGCTTTGCCGGACGATCTTGTCCTCTCTATCCTCTGTAAACTCAGCTCCACCGCCAGCTGCCCTGCCGATTTCATCAATGTTCTTATAAC ATGCAAAAGACTCAACGGATTAGGCCTCAACTCGGTAGTTCTATCCAAAGCCTCGCGGAGAATGCTAGCAGTTAAAGCAAAAAACTGGTCGGAATCTGCTCACCGGTTCCTGAAACTCTGCGCCGACACCGGAAACGTGGAAGCCTGCTTCACTCTGGGCATG ATTCGATTCTACTGTTTGCAAAATCGAGGAACCGGGGCATCACTAATGGCGAAGGCCGCGATTGGTTCTCACTCGCCGGCGCTGTACTCACTCGCTATCATCCAGTTCAACGGCAGCGGCGGCTCGAAGAACGACAAGAATTTGCCCGCCGGTGTGGCGTTGTGCGCACGCGCCGCCTATCTAGGCCACGTAGACGCTCTCCGAGAACTGGGCCACTGCCTGCAGGATGGCTATGGGGTGAAGCGCAACATCGCCGAGGGACGCCGATTTTTAATCCAAGCCAACGCGCGTGAGTTAGCCACCGTCTTAGTCGCGTGCCCGTCGGCCGTGGTGCCCAGGTCTTGGCTGTCGTGGACCCCTGACCGCCAGGCCACCGAGGGGGTTTGCCCACTGTTGAGCGATTTCGGGTGTAATGTGCCGTCTCCGGCGCCTCACCCCGCCAACCAATTTCTATCCGAGTGGTTCTCAGGTCGGACTCCCGGCCCGGGGCTCCGGCTGTGTTCTCATTCGGGCTGCGGGCGGCCAGAGACCCGGAGGTATGAGTTCCGTCGGTGCTCAGTGTGCGGAGCAGTGAATTATTGCTCACGTGCTTGTCAGGCGCTGGATTGGAAGCTGCGCCATAAGGTGGAGTGCACACCCGTGGAGAGATGGGCAGACGGGGATGGAAACAATGACGGTAACGATTACCTTAACGGCAACGGAAACGGAAACGAGAACAATAATAACGACAACAACAACGCTAACGGCAATGTCAATGAGGACGAAGTAATGGAGGAGAGTTAA